One window of Medicago truncatula cultivar Jemalong A17 chromosome 2, MtrunA17r5.0-ANR, whole genome shotgun sequence genomic DNA carries:
- the LOC25486766 gene encoding uncharacterized protein has product MDDHRNTTSNAIGLCLLPQELIQNIFLSLVLPEIVRLKLLNKSFSTIISDHTFVRQCNSLSNSTTWLFVYKKRWLRDAVLHAFTDRSSDRWFRIPMTELLKPVDFHGEDLYFLAASANVFLFASNNVREVIAVNLVSVTVKKIPPSPLGPRGTSSWRRSGMKLVTDSSGSGHFRFMFAEFVGNRPVLFVYDSVTDTWKSTEGEEKGNDGVLARGGNHVFLSVVHGPRESVLVASSSTPDCDVPVILRPRFNDAEGLTVGFNWGNVIDRLHVYGDGYMMIVKSDGENGSRRGLRVLKEVELWGLSLDGRKWEFVSCVSGEVMRVIEKRYGVMMGCLEEKNGIIRAALVSNCDGFWDMLWLSFDTKWNRWNWMPLPDCKMKGWNMAGISFSSGLTLQ; this is encoded by the coding sequence atGGATGATCACAGAAACACAACCTCTAACGCTATTGGACTTTGTCTCCTCCCACAAGAACTCATCCAAAacatctttctctctcttgtttTACCCGAAATTGTTCGCCTCAAACTCCTCAACAAATCTTTCTCTACCATAATCTCCGATCACACCTTCGTTCGTCAGTGCAACTCTCTTTCAAACTCCACCACATGGCTCTTCGTCTACAAGAAACGCTGGCTACGCGACGCGGTGCTTCATGCTTTCACCGATCGGAGCTCCGATCGCTGGTTCCGGATTCCCATGACGGAGCTTCTTAAACCGGTTGACTTTCACGGCGAGGATCTTTACTTCCTTGCTGCTTCAGCAAACGTTTTTCTCTTCGCTTCCAACAACGTTCGTGAAGTCATCGCCGTTAATTTAGTCTCCGTCACTGTTAAAAAAATCCCTCCTTCTCCGTTAGGTCCACGTGGCACTTCCTCGTGGAGAAGATCGGGGATGAAGCTTGTAACGGATTCATCCGGGTCGGGTCATTTTCGTTTCATGTTTGCGGAGTTTGTCGGAAACCGACCGGTTTTGTTTGTGTATGATTCAGTGACTGACACGTGGAAGTCAACGGAGGGTGAAGAAAAAGGGAACGATGGTGTTTTGGCACGTGGAGGGAATCACGTGTTTCTCAGTGTTGTTCATGGACCTAGAGAGAGTGTTTTGGTTGCTTCAAGTTCAACGCCTGATTGTGATGTACCTGTTATTCTACGGCCACGATTTAATGATGCTGAAGGGTTAACCGTTGGATTTAATTGGGGGAacgtgattgataggttacacGTGTACGGCGATGGGTATATGATGATTGTTAAATCGGACGGTGAGAATGGGAGTAGGAGGGGTTTGAGGGTTTTAAAAGAGGTGGAATTGTGGGGGTTGAGTTTGGATGGAAGAAAGTGGGAATTTGTGTCTTGTGTTTCTGGTGAAGTGATGAGAGTGATTGAGAAACGCTATGGAGTAATGATGGGTTGTTTAGAGGAGAAAAATGGGATAATTAGAGCTGCTTTGGTGTCTAATTGTGATGGATTTTGGGATATGTTGTGGTTATCTTTTGATACTAAATGGAATCGTTGGAATTGGATGCCACTTCCTGATTGTAAAATGAAAGGTTGGAACATGGCTGGAATAAGCTTCTCTTCTGGACTTACTTTGCAATGA